The sequence below is a genomic window from Streptomyces sp. NBC_00582.
GCCGATCGACTCGGTGAACGCGGCCAGCGAGACCTGCATGCCGCCGAAGACCGAACCGATGCCCAGGAAGGTCACGACCAGCACCCGCACACCCGGGATGCGCAGCGCCGAAGCGTGCTCCACGCGCGTGTGCCCGGCGGCGGTCTGCGGCTGGGTGCTCTTCTGCGCGGCGAACAGCAGACCCCCGAGGAGCGTCAGTGAGGCCTCGGCGATCAGCCCCGCGGCCGGGTTCACCGCCGTGCACAGGGCCGTCGCCAACAGGGGGCCGACGACGAAGGTCAGCTCGTCCGTGACGGACTCGAAGGCCGCCGCAGTGGTCATCAGCGGCGAGCCCTTCAGCTTCACACCCCAGCGGGCCCGCACCATGGGCCCGATCTGCGGCACCGAGGCGCCCGTGGGCACCGCTGCCACGAACAGCGCCCACAGGGGCGCGTCCGCCAGGGCGAGCGCGGTCAGGGTCAGCGCCGACAGGGCGTGCACGAGGACGCCGGGGACCAGCACGGCGCGCTGCCCGTAACGGTCGGCGAGGCGCCCGCCGTAGGGCGCGCACAGCGCCATGGAGACACCGGTGACCGCGGCGGCGGCGCCTGCCGCGCCGTAGGAACCGGTGGTGTGCTGCACGAGCAGCACGATGGAGAGGGTGAGCATCGCGAACGGCTGGCGCGCCGCGAAGCCGGGGAGCAGGAACGTCCATGCGCCACGTGTGCGCAGCAGGTGCCTGTATCCGATGGAGACCGTGGACGCCACGGCCCGTGCCTTTCTGCCGCCTGGTAGCGCGACCCCACTGTGCGGGCGAGGGGCGCCGAG
It includes:
- a CDS encoding MFS transporter; this translates as MASTVSIGYRHLLRTRGAWTFLLPGFAARQPFAMLTLSIVLLVQHTTGSYGAAGAAAAVTGVSMALCAPYGGRLADRYGQRAVLVPGVLVHALSALTLTALALADAPLWALFVAAVPTGASVPQIGPMVRARWGVKLKGSPLMTTAAAFESVTDELTFVVGPLLATALCTAVNPAAGLIAEASLTLLGGLLFAAQKSTQPQTAAGHTRVEHASALRIPGVRVLVVTFLGIGSVFGGMQVSLAAFTESIGEPGLNGVLYGTFAAGNMISGLVCGALAWRTAPQHRLVVGYAALAVTASGLWAAHSVLVLAGLGLLVGMSIAPALITGYTLVEGLVPAQARTEAFTWLTGAVALGQAAAVTVAGQLEDRLWQGAGFLVPMGGTLLALGTLLALRSQLVGHPRSRTVARGVGHRVPVTVD